One part of the Enterococcus sp. DIV1094 genome encodes these proteins:
- a CDS encoding solute carrier family 23 protein, with protein MSEEKKFHNDSVVLDIHDRPTIGHWVGLSLQHLFTMFGATVLVPILVGIDPGIALVSSGLGTLVYLITTKGKIPAYLGSSFAFIAAMQMLMKTDGFPAIAQGAMTTALVYLIVAWIIKKIGSAWLDKILPPIVVGPVIMVIGLGLAANAANNAMFNQDNYDFKYLLVALITLGLTIFFNMFLRGFLGLLPILLGIVSGYIVALLFGIVDTQPIIDAPWFALPNFEIPFVQYQPKLYIGAITTMAPIAFVTMTEHIGHLMVLNKLTRRNFFEDPGLHRTLTGDGLAQLVAAFVGGPPVTSYGENIGVLAITRVHSVFVIGGAAVFAVVLGFVGKLSALILSIPGPVISGISFILFGVIAASGMKILVENKIDFDKKKNLLIASVILVVGIGGLVLEVGTFTLSAMALATVLGIILNLILPETSRSEEN; from the coding sequence ATGTCAGAAGAAAAAAAGTTTCACAACGATAGCGTGGTATTAGACATCCATGATCGACCAACCATTGGACACTGGGTCGGATTGAGTTTACAGCATCTGTTCACGATGTTTGGCGCAACCGTCTTAGTACCGATCTTAGTCGGGATCGACCCAGGGATTGCCTTAGTCAGCTCAGGGTTAGGTACACTGGTTTATCTGATCACGACAAAAGGAAAGATCCCAGCATATTTAGGAAGCAGCTTTGCTTTTATCGCAGCGATGCAAATGCTGATGAAAACAGATGGCTTTCCAGCAATCGCACAAGGGGCGATGACAACCGCTCTGGTCTATCTGATCGTCGCTTGGATCATCAAAAAAATCGGTTCAGCTTGGTTGGACAAGATCTTACCGCCAATCGTCGTGGGACCAGTCATTATGGTGATCGGATTAGGTTTAGCCGCAAATGCAGCAAACAACGCGATGTTCAATCAAGACAACTATGATTTCAAATATCTGCTAGTTGCTCTGATCACTTTAGGATTGACGATTTTCTTCAACATGTTCCTACGTGGTTTCTTAGGATTATTACCGATCTTGTTAGGGATCGTTTCAGGTTACATCGTCGCTCTGCTCTTTGGGATCGTCGACACACAACCGATCATTGACGCACCGTGGTTCGCACTACCGAACTTTGAGATTCCATTTGTACAGTATCAACCAAAACTTTATATCGGAGCAATCACTACCATGGCACCAATCGCTTTTGTCACGATGACCGAACATATCGGGCACTTGATGGTCTTGAACAAATTGACTAGACGGAATTTCTTCGAAGACCCAGGATTGCATCGCACATTGACAGGGGATGGATTGGCGCAATTAGTTGCCGCTTTTGTCGGTGGACCTCCAGTAACAAGTTATGGTGAAAATATCGGTGTCTTGGCAATCACACGCGTACACAGTGTGTTCGTCATCGGAGGCGCAGCGGTTTTCGCAGTCGTTCTTGGCTTCGTTGGCAAACTAAGCGCTCTGATTTTAAGTATCCCTGGCCCTGTTATTTCAGGTATCAGTTTCATCTTGTTCGGTGTAATCGCCGCAAGCGGAATGAAAATCTTAGTCGAAAACAAAATCGATTTTGACAAAAAGAAAAATCTATTGATTGCTTCAGTCATCTTAGTCGTAGGTATCGGGGGATTAGTCCTTGAAGTAGGAACATTCACCTTATCTGCAATGGCACTCGCAACAGTCTTAGGAATTATTTTGAATCTTATCTTACCAGAAACTTCACGAAGCGAAGAAAATTAA
- a CDS encoding aspartate carbamoyltransferase catalytic subunit — protein MIIKSERISLKHLLTVEALTDQEVMGLIRRGQEFKQGANWTPQKPQYFATNLFFENSTRTHKSFDVAEKKLGLEVIEFEASTSSVTKGETLYDTVLTMSALGVDVAVIRHGDENYYDELIQSKTIQCSIINGGDGSGQHPTQCLLDLMTIYEEFGHFDGLKIAIVGDITHSRVAKSNMQMLKRLGAQVFFSGPREWYDDEFEVYGHYLPLDELLDQVDVMMMLRVQHERHDGKESFSKEGYHQEYGLTVERAKKMQKHAIIMHPAPVNRDVELADSLVEGLQSRIVQQMSNGVFVRMAILEAVLSGKA, from the coding sequence ATGATCATCAAATCAGAACGCATCAGTTTAAAACACTTATTAACGGTAGAAGCATTGACGGACCAAGAAGTAATGGGGTTGATCCGTCGCGGGCAAGAATTTAAGCAAGGAGCTAACTGGACACCGCAAAAACCTCAGTATTTTGCCACGAATCTGTTCTTTGAAAACAGCACGAGAACCCATAAAAGCTTTGACGTAGCAGAAAAGAAACTTGGGCTTGAAGTCATCGAGTTTGAAGCAAGTACAAGCTCGGTCACAAAAGGCGAAACATTATACGATACTGTTTTAACGATGTCTGCACTTGGTGTAGATGTAGCTGTGATCCGTCATGGAGACGAGAACTACTACGATGAACTGATCCAAAGTAAAACGATCCAATGCTCGATTATCAATGGTGGTGACGGTAGCGGACAACACCCAACACAGTGCTTACTTGATTTGATGACGATCTATGAAGAATTTGGACATTTCGACGGGTTGAAAATTGCGATCGTCGGCGACATCACACATTCTCGTGTCGCAAAATCAAACATGCAAATGTTGAAACGTCTTGGTGCCCAAGTCTTCTTCTCTGGACCAAGAGAATGGTATGACGACGAATTTGAAGTTTACGGTCACTATCTACCACTAGATGAGTTACTGGATCAAGTCGATGTCATGATGATGTTGCGTGTACAACATGAGCGTCATGATGGAAAAGAAAGTTTTTCAAAAGAAGGTTATCACCAAGAATACGGATTGACGGTAGAACGCGCGAAGAAAATGCAAAAGCATGCAATCATCATGCACCCAGCTCCAGTAAATCGCGATGTCGAACTGGCAGATTCATTAGTTGAAGGATTACAATCACGGATCGTACAACAAATGAGCAACGGTGTATTTGTACGAATGGCGATCTTAGAAGCTGTATTAAGTGGAAAAGCATAA
- a CDS encoding dihydroorotase has product MKTLIKNGQINTKRNETIPAEIWIEEGKIKAIGTGFPEIEFDEVFDAKGQLITPGLVDVHVHLREPGFTYKETIEAGTKAAARGGFTTVCAMPNLDPVPDTPEKLKNIYDIIKRDAVVKVLQYAPITENLRSEELVDQKALINEGAFAFTNDGVGVQTAGTMYLAMKEAAKNKKALVAHTEDESLLFGGVMHAGEKAEELGLPGILSVTESSQIARDLLLAEATGVHYHVCHVSTKESVRVIRDAKKAGIHVTAEVSPHHLILIDEDIPEDFGFWKMNPPLRGKADREALIEGLLDGTIDCIATDHAPHGLEEKSQSFLQSPFGIVGSETAFQLVYTHFVETGKFTLEQVIDWMAVKPAEIFGLEVGTLTIGAPADLAVYDIAHTAVIDKKDFLSKGENTPFVGWEIKGETLMTFVDGKLVWHKGE; this is encoded by the coding sequence ATGAAAACACTCATTAAAAACGGTCAAATCAACACAAAAAGAAATGAAACAATCCCAGCAGAAATTTGGATCGAAGAAGGAAAGATCAAAGCAATCGGCACAGGTTTTCCTGAGATCGAATTTGATGAAGTGTTTGATGCAAAAGGACAACTGATCACTCCTGGTTTAGTCGATGTACATGTCCATTTGAGAGAACCTGGATTTACTTATAAAGAAACGATCGAAGCAGGAACGAAAGCCGCAGCACGTGGCGGCTTTACTACTGTTTGTGCGATGCCAAATCTGGACCCAGTTCCAGATACTCCTGAAAAATTAAAAAATATCTACGACATCATCAAACGTGATGCAGTGGTGAAAGTCTTACAATATGCACCGATCACTGAAAATCTACGAAGTGAAGAATTAGTTGATCAAAAAGCCTTGATCAACGAGGGCGCATTTGCATTCACCAATGATGGTGTGGGTGTCCAAACAGCTGGCACGATGTACTTAGCGATGAAAGAAGCAGCAAAAAACAAGAAAGCGCTCGTTGCTCATACGGAAGACGAGTCATTATTATTTGGCGGTGTGATGCATGCGGGAGAAAAAGCGGAAGAGTTAGGACTACCAGGTATTTTGAGTGTGACTGAATCTTCACAGATTGCGCGTGACCTTCTGTTAGCAGAAGCGACAGGTGTTCATTATCATGTCTGCCATGTATCAACAAAAGAAAGTGTGCGAGTGATCCGCGATGCTAAGAAAGCCGGCATCCATGTCACTGCAGAAGTTTCTCCCCATCATCTGATCTTGATCGATGAAGATATTCCAGAAGATTTTGGTTTTTGGAAAATGAATCCGCCGTTGAGAGGAAAAGCCGATCGTGAAGCACTGATCGAAGGGTTGCTTGATGGCACGATCGATTGTATCGCAACTGATCATGCACCACATGGCTTAGAAGAGAAAAGTCAAAGTTTCTTACAATCACCATTTGGGATCGTTGGAAGTGAAACAGCTTTCCAATTAGTGTATACCCATTTTGTTGAAACAGGAAAATTCACGCTAGAGCAAGTCATCGATTGGATGGCAGTCAAACCAGCTGAAATTTTCGGGTTAGAAGTGGGCACGTTAACGATCGGTGCGCCAGCAGATTTGGCAGTGTATGACATCGCGCATACAGCGGTGATCGACAAAAAAGATTTCTTATCAAAAGGCGAAAACACACCTTTTGTTGGTTGGGAGATCAAAGGAGAAACATTAATGACATTTGTCGACGGGAAACTTGTTTGGCATAAGGGGGAATAA
- a CDS encoding carbamoyl phosphate synthase small subunit, which yields MERLLILEDGTVFKGKSFGATGNVFGEIVFTTSMTGYQETITDQSFNGQIITFTYPMVGNYGVNRDDYESIAPTCKGVVVKEHARVASNWRNQMTLDEFLKQKGIPGISGIDTRALTRKIREVGTMKASIVDAGDSFEHAYDQLKATVLATNQVQQVSTNKPYPSPGTGRNVAVIDFGLKHSILRELSKRDCNLTVLPYNTDAETILSLSPDGVMLTNGPGDPKDVPEAIEMIRQIQGKIPIFGICLGHQLFALANGADTYKMKFGHRGLNHPVREVATGRIDFTSQNHGYAVDEQTIDPEHLLVTHVEVNDGTVEGVRHRRYPAFSVQFHPDAAPGPHDALHLFDEFMEMMDAGKEQF from the coding sequence ATGGAACGGTTGCTGATTTTAGAAGATGGCACAGTATTTAAAGGAAAATCATTTGGCGCGACAGGCAATGTGTTTGGAGAAATCGTCTTTACTACAAGTATGACAGGGTATCAAGAAACGATCACAGACCAAAGTTTTAACGGTCAAATCATCACATTTACTTATCCGATGGTAGGAAACTACGGCGTCAATCGTGATGATTACGAATCAATTGCACCAACGTGTAAAGGGGTAGTCGTCAAAGAACATGCACGTGTGGCATCTAACTGGCGCAATCAAATGACATTAGACGAATTCTTGAAACAAAAGGGAATCCCTGGTATCTCAGGTATCGATACACGGGCATTGACACGTAAGATCCGTGAAGTCGGTACAATGAAAGCAAGTATCGTGGATGCAGGTGATTCATTTGAACATGCTTACGACCAACTAAAAGCAACCGTCTTGGCAACAAACCAAGTACAACAAGTTTCAACAAACAAACCATACCCTAGTCCAGGAACAGGCAGAAATGTAGCAGTCATTGATTTCGGGTTGAAGCACAGTATTTTACGTGAATTGAGTAAGCGTGACTGTAACTTGACCGTGTTACCATATAATACGGATGCGGAAACGATCCTTTCGTTATCGCCAGACGGTGTCATGTTGACGAACGGCCCTGGTGATCCGAAAGATGTACCAGAAGCCATTGAAATGATCCGACAAATCCAAGGAAAGATTCCGATTTTTGGCATCTGTTTAGGCCATCAACTGTTTGCCCTAGCAAATGGCGCTGACACTTACAAGATGAAATTTGGACACCGCGGGTTGAACCATCCTGTTCGTGAGGTAGCTACTGGAAGAATCGATTTTACCTCCCAAAATCATGGCTATGCGGTCGATGAACAAACGATCGATCCAGAACACTTACTAGTCACACATGTGGAAGTCAATGATGGCACTGTTGAAGGGGTTAGACATCGTCGCTATCCAGCGTTCAGTGTCCAATTCCATCCGGATGCTGCTCCTGGGCCGCATGATGCGCTACATTTGTTCGATGAATTTATGGAAATGATGGATGCTGGAAAGGAGCAATTCTAA
- the carB gene encoding carbamoyl-phosphate synthase large subunit yields the protein MPKRTDINKIMVIGSGPIIIGQAAEFDYAGTQACLALKEEGYEVVLVNSNPATIMTDKEIADQVYLEPITLEFVSRILRKERPDAILPTLGGQTGLNMAMELAESGILDELGIELLGTKLSAIDQAEDRDLFKKLMEELDQPIPESEIVTTVEEAVTFANKIGYPIIVRPAFTLGGTGGGMCDNEAELRQIAENGLSLSPVTQCLIERSIAGFKEIEYEVMRDSADNAIVVCNMENFDPVGIHTGDSIVFAPSQTLADHEYQMLRDASLSIIRALKIEGGCNVQLALDPHSFNYYVIEVNPRVSRSSALASKATGYPIAKLAAKIALGLTLDEMKNPVTGTTYAEFEPALDYVVAKIPRWPFDKFENGERVLGTQMKATGEVMAIGRNIEESLLKAVRSLEIGAHHLELPELKEVSEELLMEKIVRAQDDRLFYLAEAIRRSYPIQELADLTKIDLFFLDKLLHIIELEKELSENPNQLDILHFVKQNGFTDRKIAEMWKTTPDAIRQLRTENSIQPVYKMVDTCAAEFESHTPYFYSTYEIENESHRSEKPSVLVLGSGPIRIGQGVEFDYATVHSVKAIQQAGYEAIIMNSNPETVSTDFSISDKLYFEPLTFEDVMNVIELEQPIGVIVQFGGQTAINLAEPLAKAGVKILGTTIEDLDRAENRDLFEQALQELGVPQPLGDTATSKEEAVAVANKIGYPVLVRPSYVLGGRAMEIVENQRDLEDYMENAVKASPEHPVLVDRYLIGSECEVDAICDGETVLIPGIMEHIERAGVHSGDSMAVYPPQALSDEIKQTIEDYTIRLARGLNCVGMMNIQFVIHENQVYVIEVNPRASRTVPFLSKVTNIPMAQIATKAILGEKLKDLGYEDGLYPETANVHVKAPVFSFTKLHKVDTYLGPEMKSTGEVMGSDQNLDKALYKAFEASGLRLPDYGAVLFTIADETKEEALGLAKRFAEIGYSLLATKNTAAFFEKHGLVVTPVAKISEEATEKNVVDLIREGKAQVVVNTIDKDRGNASKDGFIIRREAVEHGTPLFTSLDTADAIVRVMESRAFSTQAI from the coding sequence ATGCCAAAACGCACAGATATCAACAAAATCATGGTGATCGGCTCTGGTCCGATCATCATTGGTCAAGCTGCAGAGTTTGACTACGCAGGCACACAGGCTTGTCTTGCTTTAAAGGAAGAAGGCTATGAGGTCGTTTTAGTCAATTCTAATCCAGCAACGATCATGACCGATAAAGAAATTGCTGATCAAGTATACCTTGAGCCGATCACATTAGAATTTGTTTCACGCATTCTACGAAAAGAACGTCCGGATGCGATCTTACCAACTTTAGGTGGGCAAACAGGTCTGAATATGGCGATGGAATTAGCTGAGTCAGGAATCTTAGACGAATTAGGGATCGAATTATTAGGGACGAAATTAAGTGCGATCGACCAAGCAGAAGATCGCGACTTGTTCAAAAAATTGATGGAAGAGTTGGATCAACCAATCCCCGAATCAGAAATCGTGACGACGGTGGAAGAAGCAGTGACTTTTGCCAACAAAATCGGTTATCCAATCATCGTACGACCAGCCTTCACATTAGGCGGTACTGGCGGTGGGATGTGTGATAACGAAGCAGAGCTGCGTCAAATCGCGGAAAATGGCTTGAGTTTATCCCCAGTGACACAATGTTTGATCGAGCGCAGTATTGCAGGTTTCAAAGAAATCGAATACGAAGTGATGCGTGACTCGGCAGACAATGCAATCGTTGTTTGTAACATGGAAAACTTCGATCCAGTGGGTATCCATACAGGAGATTCGATCGTTTTTGCTCCAAGTCAAACCTTAGCAGACCATGAATACCAGATGTTAAGAGATGCGTCACTGTCGATCATTCGCGCATTGAAAATCGAAGGTGGTTGTAATGTTCAATTAGCACTTGATCCTCATAGCTTCAACTACTATGTCATCGAAGTGAATCCTCGTGTTTCACGCTCCTCTGCCTTAGCAAGTAAAGCGACCGGTTATCCAATTGCGAAACTAGCCGCTAAAATCGCATTAGGTTTGACATTGGATGAAATGAAAAATCCAGTCACAGGAACAACTTACGCTGAATTTGAACCAGCATTGGACTATGTGGTAGCAAAAATCCCACGCTGGCCGTTTGATAAATTTGAAAACGGGGAACGTGTTTTAGGGACACAGATGAAGGCGACAGGAGAAGTCATGGCGATCGGCCGTAACATCGAAGAATCTTTACTTAAAGCAGTCCGCTCATTAGAAATCGGTGCGCACCACCTTGAATTGCCTGAATTGAAAGAAGTCAGTGAAGAACTTTTAATGGAGAAAATCGTTCGTGCGCAAGATGATCGGTTATTCTACTTAGCCGAAGCAATCCGTCGCAGCTACCCAATCCAAGAATTAGCAGACTTGACGAAAATCGATTTGTTCTTCTTAGACAAATTATTGCATATCATTGAGCTTGAAAAGGAGCTTTCCGAAAATCCAAATCAATTGGACATCCTTCATTTTGTGAAACAAAATGGGTTTACTGATCGAAAAATCGCTGAAATGTGGAAAACGACACCTGATGCGATTCGCCAACTTCGTACAGAAAACAGTATCCAACCAGTATACAAAATGGTCGATACTTGTGCAGCAGAATTTGAATCGCATACGCCTTATTTCTATAGCACATATGAAATCGAAAACGAAAGTCATCGTTCAGAAAAACCGTCTGTGTTAGTCCTAGGCTCTGGCCCGATCCGCATCGGACAAGGGGTCGAATTTGACTATGCGACTGTCCACTCCGTCAAAGCGATCCAACAAGCAGGCTATGAAGCAATCATTATGAATAGTAATCCTGAAACCGTTTCGACAGATTTCTCGATTTCTGATAAACTTTACTTTGAGCCGTTAACTTTTGAAGATGTCATGAATGTCATCGAATTAGAGCAGCCGATCGGTGTCATTGTCCAATTTGGTGGACAAACGGCCATCAATCTCGCTGAACCTTTAGCAAAAGCAGGCGTAAAAATCTTAGGAACAACGATCGAAGACCTTGATCGTGCAGAAAACCGTGACTTATTCGAACAAGCTTTACAAGAATTAGGTGTTCCTCAACCACTAGGAGATACCGCAACAAGCAAAGAAGAAGCAGTTGCTGTCGCAAATAAAATCGGTTATCCAGTGTTAGTCCGTCCAAGCTATGTTTTAGGCGGACGTGCGATGGAGATCGTCGAAAACCAACGTGACTTAGAAGACTATATGGAGAATGCGGTGAAAGCTTCACCAGAACATCCAGTGTTAGTCGATCGCTATTTGATCGGTAGTGAGTGCGAAGTCGATGCGATCTGTGATGGGGAAACAGTCTTGATCCCAGGAATCATGGAACACATCGAACGTGCGGGTGTCCATTCAGGAGACTCGATGGCAGTTTATCCGCCGCAAGCTCTTTCTGACGAAATCAAGCAAACGATCGAAGATTATACGATTCGTTTAGCACGTGGCTTGAATTGTGTCGGGATGATGAACATCCAATTCGTGATCCATGAAAATCAAGTATACGTGATCGAAGTGAATCCGCGCGCAAGTCGTACGGTTCCTTTCTTGAGCAAAGTCACGAATATCCCAATGGCGCAGATCGCAACGAAGGCCATCTTAGGCGAAAAATTAAAAGATTTAGGCTATGAAGATGGCTTATATCCAGAAACAGCAAACGTCCATGTCAAAGCACCGGTCTTTTCATTTACTAAGCTGCACAAAGTTGACACATATCTTGGACCTGAAATGAAATCAACAGGAGAAGTCATGGGTTCAGATCAAAACCTAGACAAAGCGTTGTACAAAGCGTTTGAAGCTTCTGGCTTACGTTTGCCTGATTATGGCGCTGTCTTGTTCACGATCGCCGATGAAACTAAAGAAGAAGCATTAGGCTTAGCGAAACGCTTTGCAGAAATCGGCTATAGCTTGCTAGCAACAAAAAATACCGCGGCATTCTTTGAGAAACATGGCCTTGTAGTAACGCCAGTCGCTAAGATCTCCGAAGAAGCAACAGAGAAAAACGTGGTTGACCTGATCCGAGAAGGCAAAGCACAAGTGGTCGTCAATACGATCGATAAAGACCGAGGAAATGCTTCAAAAGACGGCTTTATCATTCGACGCGAAGCAGTTGAGCATGGCACGCCACTGTTCACTTCACTTGATACGGCGGATGCAATCGTTCGTGTGATGGAATCACGCGCCTTTTCAACACAAGCAATCTAA
- a CDS encoding dihydroorotate dehydrogenase electron transfer subunit: protein MKQEVMKIVQQRQLAPRIYEMTLTGELVKEMKQPGQFLHIRAPRADLLLRRPISINQIDQSQQTCRIIYRVEGDGTKHFAALTAGDSLDVLGPLGNGFDLSGLKEEDEVFIVGGGIGVPPLYELSKQLKQRGVKTIHFLGFASQEVMYYEEEFLELGDTRIATDDGTYGIHGNVGNLLLATKEKPTAVFACGSNGLLKTVEQLFAGHPNVQLSLESRMACGVGACYACVCHVPGDETGTKSLKVCDEGPIFQAGEVIL, encoded by the coding sequence ATGAAGCAAGAAGTAATGAAAATCGTTCAACAGCGGCAACTAGCACCACGAATCTATGAAATGACACTAACAGGTGAGTTGGTCAAAGAAATGAAACAACCTGGACAATTCCTTCATATTCGGGCACCCCGAGCAGATTTGTTGTTGCGCCGACCAATCAGTATCAACCAGATCGATCAATCACAACAAACTTGTCGTATCATCTACCGTGTTGAAGGTGACGGAACAAAGCATTTCGCAGCGTTGACTGCTGGCGATTCTTTAGATGTCTTGGGGCCATTAGGAAATGGCTTCGATCTTTCTGGATTGAAGGAAGAAGATGAAGTGTTCATCGTTGGTGGAGGGATCGGTGTTCCGCCCCTCTACGAATTATCTAAGCAATTGAAACAACGAGGCGTCAAAACGATTCACTTCTTAGGATTTGCCTCACAAGAAGTGATGTATTACGAAGAGGAATTCCTAGAGTTGGGCGATACGAGGATCGCAACCGATGATGGCACCTATGGGATCCATGGCAATGTTGGAAATCTTTTACTTGCGACAAAAGAAAAGCCGACAGCCGTTTTTGCGTGTGGTTCAAACGGGTTACTAAAGACAGTGGAACAGCTTTTTGCAGGTCATCCGAATGTCCAATTGTCATTAGAGTCTCGCATGGCATGTGGCGTTGGCGCATGTTACGCTTGTGTCTGCCATGTCCCAGGCGATGAAACAGGAACGAAAAGCTTGAAAGTCTGCGATGAAGGACCGATTTTCCAAGCAGGAGAGGTGATTTTATGA
- a CDS encoding dihydroorotate dehydrogenase, which yields MSNRLAVNLPGLNLKNPIMPASGCFGFGKEYGKYYDLNQLGAIMIKATTPKARFGNPTPRVAETPSGMLNAIGLQNPGMEVVLDKTLPELAVYKDLPIIANVAGACEEDYVEVCGKIGDAPNVHAIELNISCPNVKHGGIAFGTDPDVAFQLTQSVKKVANVPVYVKLSPNVTDIIPVAQAIEAGGADGFTMINTLLGMRIDLKTRKPILANQTGGLSGPAIKPVAIRLIHQVAGVSNLPIIGMGGVQTVDDVLEMYMAGASAVAVGTANFTDPYICPKLIAELPERMNELGIESLEQLIKEVREGRNQ from the coding sequence ATGAGTAATCGTTTAGCCGTCAATCTTCCGGGATTGAACTTGAAGAATCCAATCATGCCAGCAAGTGGCTGCTTCGGCTTTGGAAAAGAATACGGAAAATATTATGATCTGAATCAGCTAGGTGCGATCATGATCAAGGCGACAACCCCTAAAGCCCGCTTTGGAAATCCTACACCACGTGTAGCCGAAACGCCTTCTGGCATGCTTAATGCGATCGGGTTACAAAATCCTGGGATGGAAGTAGTCTTAGACAAAACGTTACCTGAATTAGCTGTGTACAAAGATTTGCCGATCATTGCGAATGTGGCAGGTGCTTGCGAAGAAGATTATGTCGAAGTCTGTGGCAAAATCGGAGATGCTCCGAATGTCCACGCCATCGAATTAAATATCTCATGTCCGAATGTCAAACACGGAGGGATTGCTTTTGGTACCGATCCAGACGTTGCTTTCCAGTTGACCCAATCGGTGAAAAAGGTAGCGAACGTACCTGTCTATGTCAAGTTGTCACCGAATGTCACGGATATCATTCCAGTGGCGCAAGCCATCGAGGCAGGCGGTGCGGATGGTTTCACGATGATCAATACCTTATTAGGGATGCGTATCGATCTGAAAACAAGAAAACCGATCCTTGCCAATCAAACAGGCGGTCTTTCAGGACCGGCAATCAAACCAGTAGCGATCCGCTTGATCCACCAAGTTGCGGGTGTCTCCAATCTACCGATCATCGGGATGGGCGGAGTGCAAACCGTGGATGATGTACTAGAAATGTATATGGCAGGTGCTAGCGCAGTCGCTGTCGGAACGGCGAACTTTACGGATCCTTACATTTGTCCGAAACTGATCGCTGAGTTACCCGAACGAATGAATGAATTAGGCATCGAGTCTTTAGAGCAACTGATCAAAGAAGTGAGAGAAGGTAGAAATCAATGA
- the pyrF gene encoding orotidine-5'-phosphate decarboxylase, with the protein MNQRPIIALDFSSWEEVETFMQRFPEDEKLFVKIGMELFYQEGPIIVRWLKDAGHDVFLDLKLHDIPNTVEKAMGGLAKLGVDITCVHAAGGIRMMEAAMRGLTDGTPEGKKRPLLLAITQLTSTSEEEMHHDQLIEVPLEQSVIHYAACAKAAGLDGVVSSALEVSSIKEKAGEEFVCLTPGIRPEGTVAGDQTRIVTPARAKEIGSTFIVVGRPITQAEDPYQAYQTIKAEWSR; encoded by the coding sequence ATGAATCAACGACCAATTATTGCTTTAGATTTTTCATCATGGGAAGAAGTAGAAACATTTATGCAACGTTTCCCAGAAGACGAAAAGTTATTTGTTAAGATCGGCATGGAACTCTTTTACCAAGAAGGACCAATCATTGTCCGCTGGCTAAAAGATGCCGGTCACGATGTTTTCTTAGATTTGAAATTGCATGACATTCCGAATACTGTCGAAAAAGCCATGGGCGGTTTGGCAAAATTAGGTGTAGATATTACCTGTGTGCATGCGGCTGGCGGAATCCGTATGATGGAAGCAGCCATGCGTGGATTGACTGATGGCACACCAGAAGGAAAGAAACGTCCTTTACTCTTAGCAATCACTCAGCTGACTTCAACGAGCGAAGAAGAAATGCATCATGACCAACTGATCGAAGTACCATTGGAGCAAAGTGTGATCCACTATGCCGCTTGTGCCAAAGCAGCAGGGTTAGACGGTGTCGTTTCTTCTGCTTTAGAAGTCTCATCGATCAAAGAAAAAGCGGGGGAAGAATTTGTTTGTTTGACCCCTGGTATTCGTCCAGAGGGAACAGTCGCAGGCGACCAAACAAGGATCGTGACACCAGCGCGGGCAAAAGAAATCGGTTCGACCTTCATCGTTGTTGGACGACCAATCACACAAGCAGAAGATCCTTACCAAGCGTACCAAACAATCAAAGCAGAATGGAGTCGTTAA
- the pyrE gene encoding orotate phosphoribosyltransferase: MNIEQTIAKDLLEIEAVFLSPSQPFTWASGIKSPIYCDNRITMSYPKVRKEIAQGLAEKIKQEFPDVEVIAGTATAGIPHAAWVAEILDLPMVYIRSKAKAHGKGNQIEGRIFEGQKMVVIEDLISTGGSVLEAAEAAKREGADVLGVAAIFTYELPKGKANFEQAGLPLITLTNYSVLIEFALENKTINEEELALLKEWKKDPENWATA; this comes from the coding sequence ATGAACATTGAACAAACTATTGCTAAAGACTTGCTAGAAATCGAAGCTGTTTTCTTAAGTCCAAGCCAACCTTTCACTTGGGCAAGTGGAATCAAAAGCCCGATCTATTGCGATAACCGTATTACGATGAGCTATCCCAAAGTCAGAAAAGAAATCGCTCAAGGATTAGCTGAAAAAATCAAACAAGAATTCCCAGATGTTGAAGTGATCGCCGGTACAGCAACTGCTGGTATTCCTCATGCCGCTTGGGTAGCAGAAATCCTAGACTTACCGATGGTGTATATTCGCAGTAAAGCGAAAGCACACGGTAAAGGGAATCAAATCGAAGGGCGCATCTTTGAAGGTCAAAAAATGGTCGTCATCGAAGATTTGATCTCAACAGGCGGAAGTGTATTAGAAGCGGCTGAAGCAGCTAAAAGAGAAGGTGCGGACGTTTTAGGTGTTGCAGCAATCTTTACGTATGAGTTGCCAAAAGGAAAAGCGAACTTTGAACAAGCGGGTCTACCATTGATCACCTTGACGAATTATTCTGTATTGATCGAATTTGCATTAGAAAATAAAACAATCAACGAAGAAGAGCTTGCTTTGTTGAAAGAATGGAAAAAAGATCCTGAGAACTGGGCAACAGCTTAG